The Acidaminococcus fermentans DSM 20731 sequence ATGTGAGCGGCTGCGAAGGCCGGGATCCGGTGGAGGACTTCAAGAAGATCAACGAAGAGCTGGTGCTCTACAGCGAAAAGCTGGCCAAACGGCCCATGCTGGTGGTGGCCAACAAAATGGACCTGCCCGATGCGGAAGAAAACTACAAAAAGCTGGAAGCCTATGTGACGGCCCAGGGGTATCCCATCATGAAAGCCTCCGCCGCCACCAGCCAGGGACTCCGGGAAATCATGTGGAAGGCCTATGAGATGCTCCAGAAGGCTCCGGCGGAAGAGGAAATCATCGACATCGGCAAAGTGGACGAAGCGGATCCGGATTCCTTCACCATCCTGCGGGATACGGAAGATGCGGATTTTGAAGTAAAAGGAAAGAATATCGAACGGCTGGTGGCCATGACCAATTTCGACAATGAGGAAGCGGTGTACCGGTTCCAGCTGATCTGGCGGCGGCTGGGCATTGAAAAGGCCCTGAAGGAAAAGGGCATCCAGGAAGGCCAGTCGGTGAAAATCGGGGATATGGTCTTCGATTATCAGGAACAGTAAAAAAATCCCGGAACACAGGGAAAAGCAGGTTCATCCAATATGCACAGAGGGGTTGATGCCATGGATCGCAGTAAAATTGCGGAAGTCAAACGCGTGGTGGTAAAAGTCGGGACCAGTACCATTACCTATCCCAACGGAAAGATCAACTATGAAAAGATCGAGAAACTGGCCCGGATCATGACGGACCTCCAGAACCAGGGGAAGGAAATGATCCTGGTGTCGTCCGGGGCCGGGGCTGCCGGGGTGGGCCGGATGGGCCTGGAGGCCAAGCCGGCCTCCATCCCGGGGAAACAGGCCTGTGCCGCCGTGGGCCAGGGCATCCTGATGCATATCTATGAACGGCTTTTCGGGGAATACGGCCAGGTGGTGGCCCAGGTGCTGCTGACCAAGTCGGATATGGTGAACCGGCACAGCTATGCCAATGCCCGGAATGCTCTCCAGGAAATGATTTCCTGGGGGGTGATCCCCATCATCAATGAAAATGATGTGGTGGCCATCGACGAGTTCAAAATCGGGGACAACGACAACCTGTCCGCCCTGGTGGCCAGCCTGGCGGATGCGGATCTGGACATCCTGCTGTCGGACATCGACGGGCTGTATACCGCCAATCCCAAGACCCATCCGGAGGCCAGGCTGGTTTCCGTGGTGGAGGAAGTGACCCCGGAAATCGAAGCCACCGCCGGAGGCGCCGGTTCCAAGAACGCCACCGGGGGCATGCTTACCAAGCTCCAGGCGGCCAAGAACGCCATGAGTGCCGGCATTGCCCTGATCATTGCCAATGGGGAAGATCTGGAGATCCTCCGGAAGATCATGAGGGGCGAACCTGTGGGGACCCTGTTCGTACCCCGGGAAAGCCATCTCCGGTTCCGGAACCAGTGGCTGGCCTTCGGGTCCAGGATCAGCGGCAAAGTCATTGTGGATGAGGGACTGGCCAAAGCCCTGCGTCAGAAAGGGGGCTGCAGCATCCTGCCGGTGGGCATCACCGGGGTGGAAGGCAGCTTCGAAAGCGGGGACACGGTGAGCGTCCTGGATCAGGAGGGCCATGAACTGGCCCGGGGCATGACCAATTACAATGCGGAAGACCTGGACCTGATCAAAGGCTGCCGGACCAGCCAGATCGAAGAAAAAATCGGCTACAAACATTACGATGAAGCCATCCACCGGGACAACCTGGTGGTACTGTAAGGGGGCAGAAACCATGTACGAAGTGGGAATGGTACGGACCCAGGGGGAAGCGGCAAAACAGGCTTCCCTGGAATTGGGCATCCTGAATACCCGTGTGAAGAATGACATCCTGGAAAGCATGGCAGAGGGGCTGCTGGCAGAAGAAAAAAACATCCTGGAAGCCAATGCCGTGGATATGGAAGAAGGCCGGAAGGGAGGGCTGCGGGATTCCCTCCTGGACCGGCTGCTGCTTACCCATGACCGGCTGGCCCAGATGGCCGAGGGCATCCGTCAGGTGGCCGGGCTCCCGGATCCGGTGGGACGGATCCTCAGCGGGAGCACCCTGGCCAACGGGCTGACCATCACCAAGGTGTCCGTGCCCCTGGGGGTCATCGGGATCATCTATGAAGCCCGGCCCAATGTAACCGCCGACGCCATCGCCCTGTGCGTGAAAAGCGGCAATGCCGTGATCCTGAAGGGGGGCAGGGAAGCCCTCCATTCCAACAAAGCAGTCAGCGATGTGCTGATTGCCTACGGGGAAAAGGCCGGGCTGCCCAAAGGGGCGGTCCAGTTCGTCAATGTGCCGGACCGGGCTGCGGTGGATGAACTGATCCATCTGGAAGGCCTGGTGGATGTGGTGATCCCCCGGGGCGGGGCCGGACTGATCAAGAATGTGGTCCACAACGCTTCCGTGCCGGTGATCGAAACGGGAGCCGGAGTGTGTCACACCTATGTGGATGCTTATGCCAATGTGCCCATGGCAGTGGAAATCGCCATGAACGCCAAGGTGAACCGGCCTTCCACCTGCAATGCCATGGAAACCCTGCTGGTCCACAAGGACATTGCGGACGCCTTCCTGCCGGCCATGCTGGAAGCCTACAAAAAGGCCCATGTGACCGTGCTGGGGGATGCCCGGACCCAGGGCTACAGCGGGGATGTGCAGCCTGCCACGGAAGAGGACTGGGCCACGGAATACGGGGATCTGCGGCTTTCCGTGAAAGTGGTGGACAGTCTGGAAGAAGCGGTGGCCCATATCCGCCGGTACAGCACCGGCCATTCGGAAGCCATTGTGACGGACGACTACGAAAATGCCCGGAAGTTCCAGCAGCTGGTGGATGCGGCGGCCGTCTATGTAAATGCCTCCACCCGGTTCACGGACGGGTTCGAATTCGGATTCGGGGCGGAAATCGGCATCAGCACCCAGAAACTCCATGCCAGAGGGCCCATGGGCCTGCCGGAACTGACCACCACCAAATACCTGGTGAACGGCAATGGCCAGGTGCGGAAGTGACAGGGCAGGGACTTTCTGAATGGTACGAATACTGAGTTGTTTCAAAACCATTCATGGGGGCTTCATAAATCTTTTTTACAATAACCGTAGATATAAGAGAATGAGGGAGCGGATGTATGGAGAGCCATTCTCTGTACATCCGTATTTTTTCCTGCGGAGGCAGGAAAATTGATGGAGGGAAGACAGCGTGAACATCGTGCAGAAGCATAAAGTGCTGCTGATTGTCCTGGCAATCCTGGTTGCCGGCGGGGCCGGCGGCTACAAATACTACCAGGTGAAAAAGACCCAGGAAGCCGTGGCGGCCACCCGGACCGACGCCGTCCAGCGGGGGGATCTGCGGAAGACCATTTCCGCCACCGGGGCCCTGAAAGCCCTGGACAATGTGGACATCAACTCCAAGATCACCGGCCGTATCGTCCAGGTCTATGTAACGGAAAACCAGCATGTGACCGCGGGACAGGCTCTGGTGAAACTGGATGATACCTCCCTGAAGGCCACCCAGGAAATGAAGCGGGCGGCCCTGGTGGATAAACAGGCCACCTATGAGCGGGACCAGGCCCTGCTGGAGCAGGGGGCCATCGCCCAGAGCGTATTCGATACCGCAGAGGCCAATTACCGGGTGGCCAAGGCGGAATACGAACAGGCCACGTCCAACGTAAACGATACGGTGATCAGCACACCCATCGACGGCTATGTGATCGGCAAGCCCACCCCTGTGGGGCAAACCGTATCCTCCGGTATTTCCACGCCCCAGGTACTGATGAGCGTGGCCAACCTGGACAAGATGCAGATTTACCTGATGGTGGACGAATCGGATATCGGCCAGATCAAACAGGGCCAGACCGTGGAATTCACCGTGGATACCTATCCCAACGAAACCTTCAAGGGGACCATCAGTCTGATCGGCCGCAGCGCCACCACCACCAACAACGTGAACTACTACACCTGCTATGTGGATGTGGAAAACTCCGAAGGGAAACTGCTGCCCACCATGACCGCCCGGGCCAATGTGATCGTGGATGAAATCCAGGATGCCCTGACCGTATCCAACAAGTGTATCCATACGGAAAATGGCCAGAAATACGTACTGGTCTATGACAAGGAGAACAATACCTCCCGGAAAGTCCCTGTGAAAGTCCTGCTGACCGGGGAAGACCGGGTGGCGGTCCAGGGGGATCTCCAGCCCGGGGACGAACTGGTGGTAAAGACCGCCAAGGCCACCGGCAGCACCAACAGACGGATGGGGCCTCCGATCTAAGGACAGGAGGAACCAGGCCATGAACGTCATTGAACTGAAAGACATTGTGAAAAGCTACCAGATGGGGGATACCATCGTCTATGCTCTGAACCATGTGACGGTGAATTTCGAAAAGGGCAAATTCACTTCCATTGTGGGGCCTTCCGGCAGCGGCAAATCCACCATGATGAATATCCTGGGCTGTCTGGACCGGCCCACCTCCGGGGAATATTATCTGGAAGGGAAGAACATCGCCAACTATACCGACGATGAACTGGCTCGGACCCGGAACCGGCGGATCGGCTTCGTGTTCCAGAGCTTCAACCTGCTGAGCCGGCTGACGGCGGTGGAAAACGTGGCCCTGCCCCTGATTTATGCGGGTGTGAACCTGGAAGAGCGGACCAGAAGGGCGGAACAGGCCCTGACCAATGTGGGGCTGGGGACCCGGATGTACCACAAACCCAATGAGATGTCCGGGGGCCAGCGGCAGCGGGTGGCCATTGCCCGGGCGCTCATCAACAATCCGGCCATCATCATGGCCGACGAACCCACCGGGAACCTGGACACCAAATCCACCCTGGAAATCATCGACATTTTCGAGAAGCTGAACCAGGAGGGGAAAACGGTGATCATGGTCACCCACGAACCGGAACTGGCGGCCATGACCCAGCGGATCCTGGTGATGCGGGACGGCCGGCTGACGGAAGAGAAAGAGGGAGGAGGTCAGGTGGTTGTTTAGAGAATGTGTAAAAATGGCCTTTGAAGGGATGCTGGCCAACAAGATCCGGACCTTCCTGACCATGCTGGGCATCATCATCGGGGTGGGCGCCGTGATCGCCATGGTGTCCCTGGGCCTGGGGATGCAGGAAAAAGTCAAGGAAAACATCACCAGCATGGGCAGCAACCTGCTGATTGTCATGAGCGGCGGCCGGACGGCCAACGGCCAGCGGATTGCCAGCGGCAGCGGGGCCAAGCTGACCTACGAGGACGCCAAGGCCATCGAAAAGAACGTGGACGGCATCAAATACGTGGCCCCCGGAGTCCAGAACAGTTACCAGCTGGTAGCCGGGAATCAGAACTGGACCTCCCAGGTCCAGGGGGTCACCCCCAACATCCTGTCCATCCGGAGCTATTCCATCGAACAGGGACGGATGTACAGCCAGCGGGACATGAACAGCCGGGAAAGAGTCTGTGTCATCGGGAAAACCGTGGCGGATACCCTGTTCCCGGACGGAAATGCCGTGGGACAGATCATGCGGATCAACAAGGCTCCCTTTACGGTGATCGGGGTGCTGGCCTCCAAGGGACAGTCCGCCATGGGCCAGGATCAGGATGACATTGTGTTTGTCCCCCTGACCACGGCCATGCAGCGGCTCATGGGGCTTACCTACATCCGGAACATCACCATCCAGTGTGAAAACGAAAATACCGTGTCCCAGGTCCAGTCCGATGTGGTGACACTGCTCCGGACCCGGCACAAGATCAAGACCGGGGCGGATGATGACTTTTCCGTCCGGGATCTGACGGAAATCATCAAGACGGCCCAGGAAACCACCGGATCCATCACCCTGCTGCTGGCCATTGTGGCCGGGATCAGTCTGCTGGTGGGGGGCATCGGCATCATGAACATCATGCTGGTATCCGTAACGGAACGAACAAGGGAAATCGGTATCCGGAAGGCCCTGGGGGCCACCTATCACGATATCCTGCTCCAGTTCCTGGTGGAATCCATGGTGATCGGGGTCACCGGGGGTACCACCGGGATGATCCTGGGGACGGTGATCTCCGTGATCGCCGCCAAGATCATTGGCTGGCCCATTGTGATTTCCATTGCGGCCACCATCATTTCCGTGGTGTTCTCCGTGGGCATCGGCCTGTTCTTCGGCCTGTATCCGGCCAAGAAAGCGGCGCTGCTGGATCCCATCGATGCCCTGCGTTATGAATAAGGCGGAAAAGCCCACTCTCCGGCAGAAATGGAGGGGGTTCGTGGAATTCCTCCACCGTCCCAAGACCCGGTTCGATATCCGGGACCGGGGCAGGGCCCTGGTCCTGTTCCTGCTGATCGTGGCAGGACTCATGTGGGTGGTGGAGAAGATAACGGGATAATGAAAGAGGGGGCTGTGAAAAAATGAGAAATCATTTTTTCACAGCCCCCCTTTTTCCTATTCCACCACAATATACAGCACCGGCGTCCCTTCCGGCAGGGTCAGTCCGCAACTTCCTTCCGGAGGCAGGACGTAGAGGGTATCCTGCTCCAGGGGCTTCCCGTCCAAAACAGCGCCTTTCAGCTGGGCATCCGTCAGGAAGGGCACGTAGACGAACCGCCGGGAAGCCGGCTGGAGGAGACGGCTTCCGGTGACTTTTTCACAGGTGCCGGTATGGCCTTTCCGGACCATCACATTGAAATCCACGGCTTTTCCCACGGAATGGGTGTGCCAGGCTCCGTCAAAAGAAGCCTGCTCCAGGGGCCCCAGGGTCACCTGCCGGTTCCCGTCTTCCGGGAAAGTCAGGGTGAACCCTCCCCGGAGGGGCAGGATGATCCGGTTGTAATCCGGCAGCAGGGTGAAATCCGATGCCTCCAGATCCACGGTGGCGGAACTGATCCGGATGAGGAAATCTCTCCGGGCATAGGCACTGCCGGGAGGATCAATGTAAAATTCAGTGGTGGTGCCTCCGGACCAGCGGGTGGTTACCGCCTGGCTCCGGGAGCGTTTCAGGATATCCATAGGATCACCTCATTTGCAAGAGTCTTTTCCAGTTTCATCCTAGGGAAGGAACGTCCAGAAAGTGTCAAAAAATAAAAATATCGGAAAAAATTGATTTCAGACGTTTTTTAGGCGAAGAATTCATACTATAATAGCAAACAGAGGCATTGGAAATGCCTTTCCGTTGTCAACAAACTACAAGTGACTGATGGAGGTGCCATTATGGCGAAAAAATTGGTTGAATTTGTTCCGAATTTCAGTGAAGGCCGGGATAAGGAAAAGGTTGAAAAGATCGTTGATGAAGCCCGCAAAATCAAAGGACTGAAGATCCTGGATTATTCCAGCGATGCCGACCACAACCGTTCTGTTGTAACCATCATCGGCTCTCCTGAAGCGGTTACCGAAGCAGCCATCAATATGGCGAAAGTCGCCATCCAGCTGATCGACATGCGGACCCACCATGGGGCTCATCCCCGGTTTGGTGCGGTGGACGTGGTTCCCTTCACTCCCGTTATGGGCGTGACAATGGACGAATGCGTGGCCATTGCCAATGCGGTGGGCAAGGCATACGGTGAAATGGGCATCCCCGTTTATCTGTATGAAGACGCCTGCACTAAGGAAGCCCGCCGGAACCTGGCTGCCGTGCGGAAAGGCCAGTACGAAGGTTTCTTTGAAAAGATCAAGGATCCGGAATGGAAACCGGATTACGGCCCTGCGGTCATGAATGAAAAATCCGGCTGCTCTGCCGTGGGCGCCCGGGTTCCCCTGGTGGCCTTCAACGTGAACCTGGACTGCAGCGACAAGGCTGTGGCCGATGCCATTGCCAAAAAGGTCCGGAACATCGGCGGCGGTCTCCACTATGTCAAGGCCATGGGCGTAAAACTGGAAGAACGGAACCAGGTACAGGTTTCCATGAACCTGGTGAACTACGAAAAATCCGCCGTGTACCAGGCTTTTGAAATGATCAAGATGGAAGCCCGCCGGTACGGCGTCAATGTAGTGGGCAGTGAAGTCATCGGGACCGTTCCCATGAAGGCTCTGCTGATGGCTGCGGAATACTATCTGCAGATCGAAAACTTCAATCTGGACGAAATCCTGGAAAAACGGCTGCTGGAACTGGAAGAATAAAAGTCGATCCACAGAGGAGGAAATTCGATGCTGAGCGATATCGAGATTGCACAAAAAAACGTCATGGAACCCATCAGCAAGATTGCTGACAAAGTGGGGATCCTACCGGAAGAACTGGAACAGTACGGCCATTACAAAGCCAAGATCTCTCTGGATGTGCTGAAACGTCTGGAAAAGAAACCCGATGGGAAACTGGTCCTGGTGACCGCCATCACTCCCACCCCTGCCGGGGAAGGGAAATCCACCACCAGCATCGGTCTGGCCCAGGCTCTGAACCGGGTGGGGAAAAAGGCTGTGGTGGCCCTCCGGGAACCCTCTCTGGGACCTGTGTTCGGGATCAAGGGCGGTGCTGCCGGCGGCGGCTATGCCCAGGTGGTACCCATGGATGACATCAACCTCCATTTCACCGGAGACATGCACGCCATTACGGCAGCCAACAACCTGCTGTCCGCCATGATCGACAACCACATCCATCACGGGAACGAACTGCGTCTGGATGCCCGGCAGATCACCTGGCGCCGGGTCATGGACATGAACGACCGTGCCCTGCGGAACGTGGTGGTGGGCCTGGGGGGCAAAGTCTGCGGCTTCCCCCGTCAGGACGCTTTCACCATTACCGTGGCTTCTGAAATCATGGCCATCCTGTGCCTGGCCAAGGATCTGGAAGACCTGAAGGCCCGGTTCGGCCGGATCGTCATCGGCTGTGACCTGGACGGGAATCCGGTCCATGTGCATCAGCTGGGCTGCGAAGGCGCCATGGCCATGCTGATGAAGGATGCCATCAAACCGAATCTGGTCCAGACCCTGGAACATACCCCGGCCATCATCCACGGCGGTCCGTTTGCCAACATCGCCCATGGATGCAACTCCCTGCTGGCCACCAAGATGGCCCTGAAACTGGGAGATATCGCCATTACGGAAGCCGGCTTCGGTGCGGACCTGGGGGCTGAAAAATTCATGGACATCAAATGCCATTACGGCAATCTGTATCCGGATGCCGTGGTGCTGGTGGCTACCATCCGTGCCCTGAAGATGCACGGCGGTGTGGCCAAAGCAGACCTGAGCCAGGAAAACGTCCAGGCAGTCAGCGACGGGTTCTCCAACCTGGCCAAACAGGTGGAAAACATGCGGACCTTCGGTCTGCCGGTACTGGTGGCCATCAACAAATTCGCCACGGATACCCCGGCTGAAATCGACATGCTGCTGCAGAAATGCGCCAGCTACGGTGTGGAAGTCAGCCTGAACGAATGCTGGGAAAAAGGCGGCGAAGGCGGCATCGACATGGCCAACAAACTGGTGGCCATGCTGGAAGAACAGAAACCCCAGAAAGTGGAACTGTACGATGTGAACGACACCATTCCCAACAAGCTGAAGGCTATTGTGACCAAGATCTACGGCGGCGACGGCGTAACCTTTACCCCCAACGCCAAGAAACAGATCAAACAGCTGGAAGACTGGGGTCTGGACAAACTGCCGGTCTGCGTGGCCAAGACCCAGTATTCCCTCAGCGACAACCCGGCTCTCCTGGGGGCGCCCAAGGGCTTCAAGATCAATGTCCAGGATGTGCGGGTTTCCAATGGGGCAGGGTTCATCGTCTGCCAGACCAGCAACATCATGGTGATGCCCGGTCTGCCCAAGAAACCGGCTGCTCTGAAGATGGATATCGACAACAACGGCAAGATTTACGGCCTGTTCTGAGCAGGGAGGAAAAGATCCAATGGAATTGCGCAAACTGACTGTGGAAGGATTCATCAATGAAACGGCGTCTTCTTCTCCGGCTCCCGGAGGGGGCAGCATCGCGGCCCTGAACGCATCTTCTTCCGCCGCCCTCATTGCCATGGTGGCCAACCTGACTCTGGGCAAGGAAAAATATGCGGCTGTGGAAGGAGACATGAAGGAAGTGGCTGCCAAAGCCACTGCCCTGAAGGATGATTTCCTGGCCCTCATCGATGAGGACAGCAATGCCTTCAATAAAATCATGGCTGCCTTTAAAATGCCCAAGGATACGGACGAGGCCAAAAAGGCCCGGAGTGCCGCCATCCAGGATGCCACCAAGGGCGCGGCCCTGGTTCCCTTCAAGGTGGGCCAGAAGGCCAACGAACTATTCGCTCTGGCGGAAACCGTCATCACCAAAGGCAATCAGAATGCCATCACTGATGGGGCAGTAGCCGCCATGAATGCGCGGGCTGCCGTACGGGGAGCCTTCCTCAATGTGAAGATCAACCTGGGGAGCATCAAGGATGCCCTGTTCGTGGAAGATCTGAAAAAGAGAATGGCGGAAATCGAAAAAGAGGTGGATGCCCGGGAAAAGGCACTGCTGGATCAGGTGAAGCTGTAAAAGAAGGGGCTGTGAAATAATAGCTCCATGAAAACGAAAGGGACTTTCGATTCTTGTGAATCGAAAGTCCTTTTTCGTGTTAGAATTTAACTGCTATGAAAAACCTAACTGTGTATTATGGTACTCCCAAACAGGGAATTTTACCAGCATTTTTTTCTGAGTGCCTGGATATCACAGATCCGGTTTTCACATTTGACAGATTTATGGAGGAAATCGATTTACGCAAATATCTGAGCAAACTTCCTGCTCATGAGTTGGGAAGAATCAGATATAATCCCATCAATATGTTGAAAACGGTTCTGTTCGGGTTTATGGATGAAGGATGCATCTCTCTCAGAAAGCTGGAAGACAATTGCAAAGTCAATATCCGCTATAAATACCTTATGGACGGTAAACACCCGTCCTATCGGACTTTCGGATATTTCATCAATACTGTCCTGATGAATCAAGCTGAATCGCTCTTTTATGAAATTACCCAAGAAATCATCACCAAAGAGCATGTGGACCTGGACCACCTCTATATCGATGGCTCCAAATTCGAAGCCAATGCCAACAAATACTCCTGGGTCTGGAAAAAAGGTACGGAGAAATCGAGATTCCGGCTGTTTGCCAAAATCTCAGCACTCCTGGAAGAAATCAACGAGATGCTGAGCTGTGGTGGACTGAAAGCCGAAAACAATTCAGAATATGCTCCTGAATATCTGGAGCTCATCCTGAGCAAACTTCACGAAATCTGGGAACTGGACGAGGAAAGATTTGCCCATGGCAAAGGACACCATAAGAGTCCGGAACAGCGGAATTACGAAAAACTAAAAGTGTATCTGCAGAAACTTAAGGAATATGGAAAGAAATTGAGTATCTGTGGAGAGAATCGTAATAGCTATTCTAAAACGGATCATTCAGCTACGTTTATGCGGATTAAGAGAGACTACATGGGAAACGACCAGCTGCTGCCGGCATATAACGTCCAAGTTGGCATAGCTGATGAATACATAGCGGTCCTTGACGTAAACCAGTACAGATCAGATATGGACTGCTTCGTTCCCCTTCTGGAAAAGTTTTATGAGCACCATGGGATCTATCCGAAATATCCAGTAGCTGACGCAGGGTATGGTTCATTCAATAACTATCTGTACTGCAGCGAACATGGGATGGAAGCCTGTATGAAATTCCCCATGTTCTTCAAAGAAACGACGGACAAGAAGTATCACGAGGACCCATTCCGTGCGGTTAATTTCAAGACGACGGTTGATGGAGCGTTGCTCTGTCCCAATGGAAAGAAGTTCAAATTCGTCTACAGGAAAA is a genomic window containing:
- the proB gene encoding glutamate 5-kinase; this encodes MDRSKIAEVKRVVVKVGTSTITYPNGKINYEKIEKLARIMTDLQNQGKEMILVSSGAGAAGVGRMGLEAKPASIPGKQACAAVGQGILMHIYERLFGEYGQVVAQVLLTKSDMVNRHSYANARNALQEMISWGVIPIINENDVVAIDEFKIGDNDNLSALVASLADADLDILLSDIDGLYTANPKTHPEARLVSVVEEVTPEIEATAGGAGSKNATGGMLTKLQAAKNAMSAGIALIIANGEDLEILRKIMRGEPVGTLFVPRESHLRFRNQWLAFGSRISGKVIVDEGLAKALRQKGGCSILPVGITGVEGSFESGDTVSVLDQEGHELARGMTNYNAEDLDLIKGCRTSQIEEKIGYKHYDEAIHRDNLVVL
- a CDS encoding efflux RND transporter periplasmic adaptor subunit, with the protein product MNIVQKHKVLLIVLAILVAGGAGGYKYYQVKKTQEAVAATRTDAVQRGDLRKTISATGALKALDNVDINSKITGRIVQVYVTENQHVTAGQALVKLDDTSLKATQEMKRAALVDKQATYERDQALLEQGAIAQSVFDTAEANYRVAKAEYEQATSNVNDTVISTPIDGYVIGKPTPVGQTVSSGISTPQVLMSVANLDKMQIYLMVDESDIGQIKQGQTVEFTVDTYPNETFKGTISLIGRSATTTNNVNYYTCYVDVENSEGKLLPTMTARANVIVDEIQDALTVSNKCIHTENGQKYVLVYDKENNTSRKVPVKVLLTGEDRVAVQGDLQPGDELVVKTAKATGSTNRRMGPPI
- a CDS encoding formate--tetrahydrofolate ligase, which gives rise to MLSDIEIAQKNVMEPISKIADKVGILPEELEQYGHYKAKISLDVLKRLEKKPDGKLVLVTAITPTPAGEGKSTTSIGLAQALNRVGKKAVVALREPSLGPVFGIKGGAAGGGYAQVVPMDDINLHFTGDMHAITAANNLLSAMIDNHIHHGNELRLDARQITWRRVMDMNDRALRNVVVGLGGKVCGFPRQDAFTITVASEIMAILCLAKDLEDLKARFGRIVIGCDLDGNPVHVHQLGCEGAMAMLMKDAIKPNLVQTLEHTPAIIHGGPFANIAHGCNSLLATKMALKLGDIAITEAGFGADLGAEKFMDIKCHYGNLYPDAVVLVATIRALKMHGGVAKADLSQENVQAVSDGFSNLAKQVENMRTFGLPVLVAINKFATDTPAEIDMLLQKCASYGVEVSLNECWEKGGEGGIDMANKLVAMLEEQKPQKVELYDVNDTIPNKLKAIVTKIYGGDGVTFTPNAKKQIKQLEDWGLDKLPVCVAKTQYSLSDNPALLGAPKGFKINVQDVRVSNGAGFIVCQTSNIMVMPGLPKKPAALKMDIDNNGKIYGLF
- a CDS encoding glutamate-5-semialdehyde dehydrogenase; this encodes MYEVGMVRTQGEAAKQASLELGILNTRVKNDILESMAEGLLAEEKNILEANAVDMEEGRKGGLRDSLLDRLLLTHDRLAQMAEGIRQVAGLPDPVGRILSGSTLANGLTITKVSVPLGVIGIIYEARPNVTADAIALCVKSGNAVILKGGREALHSNKAVSDVLIAYGEKAGLPKGAVQFVNVPDRAAVDELIHLEGLVDVVIPRGGAGLIKNVVHNASVPVIETGAGVCHTYVDAYANVPMAVEIAMNAKVNRPSTCNAMETLLVHKDIADAFLPAMLEAYKKAHVTVLGDARTQGYSGDVQPATEEDWATEYGDLRLSVKVVDSLEEAVAHIRRYSTGHSEAIVTDDYENARKFQQLVDAAAVYVNASTRFTDGFEFGFGAEIGISTQKLHARGPMGLPELTTTKYLVNGNGQVRK
- a CDS encoding IS1182 family transposase, giving the protein MKNLTVYYGTPKQGILPAFFSECLDITDPVFTFDRFMEEIDLRKYLSKLPAHELGRIRYNPINMLKTVLFGFMDEGCISLRKLEDNCKVNIRYKYLMDGKHPSYRTFGYFINTVLMNQAESLFYEITQEIITKEHVDLDHLYIDGSKFEANANKYSWVWKKGTEKSRFRLFAKISALLEEINEMLSCGGLKAENNSEYAPEYLELILSKLHEIWELDEERFAHGKGHHKSPEQRNYEKLKVYLQKLKEYGKKLSICGENRNSYSKTDHSATFMRIKRDYMGNDQLLPAYNVQVGIADEYIAVLDVNQYRSDMDCFVPLLEKFYEHHGIYPKYPVADAGYGSFNNYLYCSEHGMEACMKFPMFFKETTDKKYHEDPFRAVNFKTTVDGALLCPNGKKFKFVYRKNIQGNQYGRQEEIYECEDCNGCPYAERCKKTPHNRRISLNRELTKVHADVIGRLTDTRGFLLRRNRAIQAEGTFGVMKNDREYDRIVRRGMDSVKMEVFLVSIGFNLYKYHRKQQAHMDMAA
- a CDS encoding cyclodeaminase/cyclohydrolase family protein, whose protein sequence is MELRKLTVEGFINETASSSPAPGGGSIAALNASSSAALIAMVANLTLGKEKYAAVEGDMKEVAAKATALKDDFLALIDEDSNAFNKIMAAFKMPKDTDEAKKARSAAIQDATKGAALVPFKVGQKANELFALAETVITKGNQNAITDGAVAAMNARAAVRGAFLNVKINLGSIKDALFVEDLKKRMAEIEKEVDAREKALLDQVKL
- a CDS encoding ABC transporter permease; this translates as MFRECVKMAFEGMLANKIRTFLTMLGIIIGVGAVIAMVSLGLGMQEKVKENITSMGSNLLIVMSGGRTANGQRIASGSGAKLTYEDAKAIEKNVDGIKYVAPGVQNSYQLVAGNQNWTSQVQGVTPNILSIRSYSIEQGRMYSQRDMNSRERVCVIGKTVADTLFPDGNAVGQIMRINKAPFTVIGVLASKGQSAMGQDQDDIVFVPLTTAMQRLMGLTYIRNITIQCENENTVSQVQSDVVTLLRTRHKIKTGADDDFSVRDLTEIIKTAQETTGSITLLLAIVAGISLLVGGIGIMNIMLVSVTERTREIGIRKALGATYHDILLQFLVESMVIGVTGGTTGMILGTVISVIAAKIIGWPIVISIAATIISVVFSVGIGLFFGLYPAKKAALLDPIDALRYE
- the ftcD gene encoding glutamate formimidoyltransferase; the protein is MAKKLVEFVPNFSEGRDKEKVEKIVDEARKIKGLKILDYSSDADHNRSVVTIIGSPEAVTEAAINMAKVAIQLIDMRTHHGAHPRFGAVDVVPFTPVMGVTMDECVAIANAVGKAYGEMGIPVYLYEDACTKEARRNLAAVRKGQYEGFFEKIKDPEWKPDYGPAVMNEKSGCSAVGARVPLVAFNVNLDCSDKAVADAIAKKVRNIGGGLHYVKAMGVKLEERNQVQVSMNLVNYEKSAVYQAFEMIKMEARRYGVNVVGSEVIGTVPMKALLMAAEYYLQIENFNLDEILEKRLLELEE
- a CDS encoding HutD family protein yields the protein MDILKRSRSQAVTTRWSGGTTTEFYIDPPGSAYARRDFLIRISSATVDLEASDFTLLPDYNRIILPLRGGFTLTFPEDGNRQVTLGPLEQASFDGAWHTHSVGKAVDFNVMVRKGHTGTCEKVTGSRLLQPASRRFVYVPFLTDAQLKGAVLDGKPLEQDTLYVLPPEGSCGLTLPEGTPVLYIVVE
- a CDS encoding ABC transporter ATP-binding protein, which codes for MNVIELKDIVKSYQMGDTIVYALNHVTVNFEKGKFTSIVGPSGSGKSTMMNILGCLDRPTSGEYYLEGKNIANYTDDELARTRNRRIGFVFQSFNLLSRLTAVENVALPLIYAGVNLEERTRRAEQALTNVGLGTRMYHKPNEMSGGQRQRVAIARALINNPAIIMADEPTGNLDTKSTLEIIDIFEKLNQEGKTVIMVTHEPELAAMTQRILVMRDGRLTEEKEGGGQVVV